Proteins encoded within one genomic window of uncultured Draconibacterium sp.:
- a CDS encoding dihydrolipoamide acetyltransferase family protein, whose protein sequence is MASFNIVMPKLGESIQEGTITKWFVKEGDTIEEDDMLFEVATDKVDSEIPSPVDGVITKINYEEDSLVAVGEVLAVVSLDGEVEETEPEATDSKEETAKTDEAPAKAETTDASVDDSRKLSNRFYSPLVKTIAKEENVSFDELESIEGSGVGGRVQKKDIMAYLESRDSSAAQPAAKKESKPAAPAAPVVEKKAAPPVSVGAGDTVVEMDRIRKLIADHMVMSKQVSPHVTSVVEADVTELVLWRNKNKDAFQKKYGDKITFMPIFTEAVAAALAEFPMVNSSVNGDKIVMKKDINVGIAVAKPDGNLIVPVIKNAEQRNLVGLTKELNRLADAARNNKLDPSEIQGGTFTVTNFGSFGNIIGTPIINQPQVAILATGIIEKKPAVLETPSGDVIAIRHKMYLSLSYDHRIIDGALGGAFLRRIADHLEQFDINRAI, encoded by the coding sequence ATGGCAAGTTTTAATATCGTTATGCCTAAACTGGGCGAAAGTATCCAGGAAGGCACCATTACTAAATGGTTCGTAAAAGAGGGAGATACTATTGAAGAGGATGACATGCTCTTCGAAGTTGCTACTGACAAAGTAGATTCAGAGATCCCGTCGCCGGTAGATGGCGTAATCACAAAAATTAATTATGAGGAAGATAGTCTGGTTGCAGTTGGCGAAGTTCTGGCTGTTGTAAGTCTTGATGGTGAGGTTGAAGAAACTGAACCGGAAGCGACTGATAGCAAAGAGGAAACTGCAAAAACAGACGAGGCACCTGCGAAAGCAGAAACAACCGATGCTTCGGTTGATGACAGTAGAAAACTTTCAAACCGTTTCTATTCTCCTTTGGTAAAAACCATTGCTAAAGAAGAAAATGTTTCGTTTGATGAGTTGGAAAGCATTGAAGGATCGGGCGTTGGAGGCCGTGTTCAGAAGAAAGATATTATGGCCTACCTGGAAAGCAGAGACAGTTCTGCAGCCCAGCCAGCAGCTAAAAAAGAAAGCAAACCAGCAGCTCCGGCCGCACCTGTAGTTGAGAAAAAAGCTGCACCTCCGGTTTCAGTAGGAGCAGGTGACACTGTTGTTGAAATGGATCGCATCAGAAAGTTGATCGCTGATCACATGGTAATGTCTAAACAAGTATCTCCACACGTAACTTCAGTTGTTGAAGCTGATGTTACCGAACTGGTATTGTGGAGAAACAAAAACAAAGACGCTTTCCAGAAAAAATATGGTGACAAAATTACCTTCATGCCAATTTTCACGGAGGCAGTTGCTGCTGCTTTAGCTGAATTCCCAATGGTAAACTCTTCTGTTAATGGTGATAAGATCGTTATGAAGAAAGATATAAACGTGGGTATCGCCGTTGCCAAACCTGATGGAAACCTTATCGTTCCTGTAATTAAAAATGCAGAGCAGCGTAATCTGGTTGGTTTAACAAAAGAACTGAACCGACTGGCAGATGCAGCACGTAACAATAAACTTGATCCATCAGAAATTCAGGGTGGAACATTTACAGTAACCAATTTCGGATCGTTCGGAAATATTATCGGAACACCAATTATCAACCAACCGCAAGTTGCTATTCTGGCAACAGGAATTATTGAAAAGAAACCAGCTGTTCTGGAAACACCAAGCGGCGATGTTATTGCAATCCGCCACAAAATGTACCTGTCGTTGTCGTACGATCACCGTATTATCGATGGTGCACTGGGAGGAGCTTTCCTGCGTCGCATTGCTGATCACCTGGAACAATTTGATATAAACCGCGCAATATAA
- a CDS encoding dihydroorotate dehydrogenase has product MVDLKVKLHDIEFKNPVTLASGTCGFARETAEFFKPGLLGGYFLKGTTLKNRDGNNYPRMAETPSGMLNAVGLQNKGIDYFIENIYPDIVDYDTQLIINVNGSTVEDYIALTEKVNELDKINAIELNISCPNVKEGGMAFGVSCPGAEMVTREVRKVYDKTMIVKLSPNVTDITEIAKAVEGQGADAVSLVNTFLGMAIDAEKRTPLLSTITGGLSGPAIKPIALRMVWQVANAVKIPVVGIGGIMNAADAIEFMLAGASIVQVGTAIFKDPMIPVKIVEGIEDYLKRHNMQSVNELIGGLQV; this is encoded by the coding sequence ATGGTAGATTTAAAAGTAAAATTACACGATATAGAATTTAAAAATCCGGTAACACTGGCATCGGGAACCTGCGGATTTGCGCGCGAAACAGCTGAATTCTTTAAGCCAGGTTTGCTTGGAGGTTATTTTCTGAAAGGCACAACGCTTAAAAACCGCGATGGTAATAACTATCCACGAATGGCGGAAACTCCGTCGGGTATGTTAAATGCAGTGGGTTTACAAAATAAGGGCATCGATTACTTTATTGAAAACATTTATCCTGATATTGTTGACTACGATACACAATTGATTATAAATGTAAACGGATCTACCGTTGAAGATTATATCGCATTAACCGAAAAAGTTAATGAGCTGGATAAAATAAACGCCATTGAGTTAAATATCTCATGCCCTAATGTAAAAGAAGGCGGAATGGCTTTTGGTGTTAGCTGTCCGGGAGCAGAAATGGTTACCCGCGAAGTACGCAAAGTTTACGACAAAACAATGATCGTAAAATTATCGCCAAATGTTACCGACATTACTGAAATAGCCAAGGCAGTGGAAGGACAGGGGGCTGATGCTGTATCGTTGGTAAATACTTTTTTGGGAATGGCCATCGACGCCGAAAAAAGAACACCGCTTTTATCTACAATAACCGGCGGATTATCCGGTCCGGCAATAAAACCGATTGCACTGCGCATGGTTTGGCAGGTTGCAAACGCTGTTAAAATACCGGTTGTTGGAATTGGTGGAATAATGAATGCTGCCGATGCCATTGAGTTTATGTTAGCAGGTGCTTCAATCGTTCAGGTTGGTACGGCAATATTTAAAGATCCGATGATTCCGGTAAAGATTGTAGAAGGCATTGAAGATTATTTGAAACGCCACAATATGCAGTCTGTCAATGAATTAATTGGTGGTTTACAAGTGTAG
- a CDS encoding dihydroorotate dehydrogenase electron transfer subunit, giving the protein MPKKFVKEFNVIENSALNATNFLIKVQSDTELPEIKPGQFVNIEIKEAEEIFLRRPFSVFEVNYENNVISMIVKILGRGSRKLTEIKVGSKLSMVYPLGKTFTYPSAEDKILLIGGGSGVAPMLFLAKESGLPVENVDILLGARSKEDHINVDDYKKYANLHYASEDGSFGEKGFVTQHSVFTNNLNAYSKIYACGPDGMMRAIAKEAKTANVFCEVSLENLMACGFGVCLCCIEPTNKGNQCVCTDGPVFNINDLKW; this is encoded by the coding sequence ATGCCAAAAAAGTTTGTTAAAGAATTCAACGTAATTGAAAATAGTGCGCTAAACGCTACAAACTTTCTTATCAAAGTTCAGTCGGATACCGAACTTCCGGAGATAAAACCAGGACAATTTGTAAATATTGAAATAAAGGAAGCCGAAGAGATATTTCTTCGCCGGCCTTTTTCGGTATTTGAAGTGAATTACGAGAATAACGTGATCTCGATGATAGTTAAAATACTGGGGAGAGGATCGCGTAAACTTACAGAGATCAAAGTTGGAAGTAAGCTCAGCATGGTTTATCCACTTGGAAAAACCTTTACGTATCCGTCGGCAGAAGATAAGATATTGCTAATTGGTGGTGGAAGTGGAGTTGCGCCAATGTTGTTCTTAGCCAAAGAATCGGGTTTACCGGTGGAGAATGTTGACATTTTACTGGGAGCACGATCAAAAGAAGATCACATAAATGTAGATGACTATAAAAAGTATGCGAATTTACATTATGCATCAGAAGACGGCTCATTTGGTGAGAAGGGTTTTGTAACGCAGCATTCGGTATTTACCAATAATTTAAATGCATACAGTAAAATATATGCCTGTGGTCCGGATGGTATGATGCGAGCCATTGCAAAAGAGGCAAAAACTGCCAATGTATTTTGCGAAGTATCGCTTGAGAACCTTATGGCTTGTGGTTTTGGTGTGTGTTTGTGCTGTATTGAGCCCACAAACAAAGGAAACCAATGTGTGTGTACTGACGGTCCGGTGTTTAATATTAATGATTTGAAATGGTAG
- a CDS encoding helix-turn-helix transcriptional regulator produces the protein MKDRIKNFIEAKGISAGELAAVLDVQRSNISHILNGRNKPGASFIEKLLLEFPDLNARWLLTGEGDMFSGQISVGKSPQQKLPIVEESINQQPMVEKPTKKNVISVENNEGPVSVSNSEIDKMVIIYRDGTFNIYKQR, from the coding sequence ATGAAAGACCGAATTAAAAATTTTATCGAAGCAAAAGGAATCTCAGCCGGTGAACTGGCTGCAGTTCTGGATGTGCAACGATCTAATATCTCACATATTCTTAATGGCAGAAATAAACCTGGTGCTTCATTCATAGAGAAGTTACTATTGGAATTCCCGGATTTAAACGCTCGCTGGCTACTTACCGGTGAGGGGGACATGTTTAGTGGACAAATATCAGTAGGTAAAAGTCCACAACAAAAGCTGCCAATAGTTGAAGAATCGATTAATCAGCAGCCTATGGTTGAGAAACCAACAAAGAAGAATGTTATTTCTGTAGAGAATAATGAAGGACCAGTGTCTGTTTCAAATAGTGAGATAGATAAAATGGTTATTATATATCGTGATGGTACATTTAATATATATAAGCAGCGCTAA
- a CDS encoding LuxR C-terminal-related transcriptional regulator, whose product MWIKILAYIITFVISAGISAVGILLAYQQYQQNKKPIFTTLLYQQIFLFSFLFYGVWGNISLRMVIADLNIGDALSAKLAVFIPIIGIPFMVVSWFMLLKFANNCNGRRLTKTFIFSFFPTFVVLAFALVFLIQKEHIHVPDNADLFVVRILVLLNLVVYLFFLLPFFRKTKDARLLKETGLDKNLVLIIFAGTVLYSGVMFFFNWFGYISTCIALIILFACNLLLPAIIRFKNQTAPENENMDFQSFCTFYEISKREAEIIQEICSGKSNKAIADKLFITLQTVKDHNHRIYTKTGVKSRVQLANLVREKTGDN is encoded by the coding sequence ATGTGGATTAAAATTTTAGCATACATCATTACATTTGTTATTTCTGCCGGAATTTCGGCTGTGGGAATACTGCTTGCTTACCAGCAATACCAGCAAAACAAGAAGCCAATTTTCACTACTTTACTGTATCAACAAATATTTCTTTTCTCCTTTCTTTTTTATGGAGTTTGGGGAAATATAAGTCTGCGGATGGTTATTGCCGATTTAAATATTGGTGATGCATTAAGTGCCAAGCTGGCCGTTTTTATACCCATTATTGGAATTCCGTTTATGGTGGTAAGTTGGTTTATGCTTTTAAAATTTGCCAATAATTGTAACGGGCGCCGACTAACAAAAACGTTTATTTTTAGCTTCTTTCCTACTTTTGTAGTGCTGGCTTTTGCACTGGTTTTCCTTATTCAAAAAGAACATATCCATGTCCCCGACAATGCTGATCTTTTTGTAGTACGGATTTTAGTGTTGTTAAACCTGGTCGTTTATTTGTTTTTTCTGCTACCCTTTTTCAGAAAAACAAAAGATGCAAGATTGTTAAAAGAAACCGGGCTCGATAAAAATTTGGTATTGATTATTTTTGCGGGCACCGTACTTTATTCCGGCGTGATGTTCTTTTTCAACTGGTTCGGATATATTTCTACCTGTATTGCTTTAATTATTTTGTTTGCGTGTAACCTGTTGCTTCCGGCAATTATTCGTTTTAAAAATCAAACAGCACCCGAAAATGAGAACATGGATTTTCAGTCGTTTTGTACTTTTTACGAAATATCGAAACGTGAAGCAGAAATCATTCAGGAAATTTGCAGCGGAAAATCAAACAAAGCAATTGCGGATAAATTGTTTATCACCTTACAAACGGTAAAAGACCATAATCATCGGATCTACACAAAAACGGGGGTTAAAAGCAGAGTTCAACTGGCAAATCTGGTTCGCGAGAAAACCGGTGATAATTAA
- a CDS encoding tetratricopeptide repeat protein: MKNNICLIVIILIFISVYSHAQSKIDVLILNKNYEQALVELDNQIEKSPDAALYLKQGIVYENMQDYQKALQVFLNGLQTEPDNMAMLEETAECFSILGNNQDAIAFYKKALQVEPDNLALAGKLGRVYINLDDYKTAYNVFSGIYEKDSTNVYWNKQLAYCAFRVFQREEARDLYEEVLEANPRDHGTYINLIHCYNWKKEANNIMTTIDSGLVQFPADKDLLFEKAMFFYKTKLYDAAMLHFEKYLEQEKQPAFETLMNYGISTYFAGQEAKALEIFGDLKRLNPNDPLVMYYQSLCNRKLKNYEEAIELMTFAIDATVPSYVPEMYHHLGQMYGQQRQFKESVEALKKAYELNPGKTEVLFEIATTYEEYNSNKTLAMNYYRIYLTESGEAAKNAIYALERIEKLKEDLFFDE; the protein is encoded by the coding sequence ATGAAAAACAATATTTGCCTCATTGTCATCATACTGATTTTTATTTCGGTTTATTCTCATGCTCAGAGTAAAATTGATGTGTTAATCCTAAATAAAAATTACGAACAAGCACTGGTTGAACTTGATAACCAAATAGAAAAATCGCCCGATGCAGCGTTATATCTGAAACAAGGAATTGTGTATGAAAATATGCAGGATTATCAAAAAGCGTTGCAGGTATTTCTTAACGGACTTCAGACTGAGCCTGATAACATGGCAATGCTGGAAGAAACAGCCGAGTGTTTTTCCATATTAGGAAATAACCAGGATGCCATTGCCTTTTACAAAAAAGCTTTGCAGGTTGAGCCCGATAACCTGGCTCTTGCAGGCAAACTCGGACGTGTATATATTAACCTGGATGACTATAAAACAGCCTACAATGTTTTTTCAGGAATTTATGAAAAGGACTCGACCAATGTATACTGGAACAAGCAATTGGCTTATTGTGCATTTCGTGTTTTTCAGCGCGAAGAGGCACGCGATCTTTACGAAGAAGTGCTGGAGGCCAATCCACGTGATCATGGAACTTACATAAATCTAATCCATTGTTACAACTGGAAAAAGGAAGCTAATAATATAATGACTACTATCGATTCCGGCCTTGTTCAGTTTCCGGCAGACAAGGATTTGTTGTTTGAAAAGGCTATGTTTTTTTATAAAACAAAACTCTATGATGCAGCGATGTTACATTTCGAAAAATACCTGGAACAGGAGAAACAACCGGCATTTGAGACATTGATGAATTATGGAATAAGCACCTATTTTGCCGGGCAAGAAGCAAAAGCACTTGAAATTTTTGGTGACTTAAAACGGCTAAACCCAAATGATCCTCTGGTGATGTACTACCAAAGTTTGTGTAACCGAAAACTCAAAAATTACGAGGAGGCCATTGAGCTGATGACTTTTGCCATTGATGCAACAGTACCTAGTTACGTCCCGGAAATGTATCACCATCTGGGGCAAATGTACGGTCAGCAACGTCAGTTTAAAGAATCGGTAGAAGCCTTAAAAAAAGCCTACGAATTGAATCCGGGAAAAACAGAAGTGCTGTTTGAAATTGCAACTACCTACGAAGAGTATAATTCGAACAAAACGCTGGCAATGAACTATTACCGGATTTATTTGACCGAATCGGGTGAAGCTGCGAAGAATGCCATTTATGCGCTCGAACGTATTGAAAAATTAAAAGAGGATCTGTTTTTTGATGAATAA
- a CDS encoding M56 family metallopeptidase, whose protein sequence is MNNLVNFIIESGISLSLLSLIYVLFLRKETFFRLNRLFLLFSILFSVILPFLHFRVYSPQSNMLAEVTVTPYRNVLEAVTIYGQDFSGAMVQSISSSKIIILIYLLGLTFFLGRMIFRIIQILLIISKNEVQHIDNYRFVMVDKEFSPFSFLGYIFINPDMKKESGYEKMVTHEMEHIKQGHTFDVLILEILTVFQWFNPFMWLLKRAIRENHEYLADHAVLNSGISSAQYKQLLLSQAVGVQLDIANNFNSSLVKKRIQMISKIRSSKLANLKYILGLVSLLALVVIFACEQKEALQVTKVEDSNERKITIRLADDGAKLEGSQEDLEFLHEMLNGKNKYDFDTDSTGAVFLVKSKEQVPLELAEEDQVFFIVEDMPEFPGGDLELRKFIAASIKYPDIAIQNGIQGKVYVTFVVTGEGKIANAKIARGVDPSIDKEALRVVNSLPKWKPGYQRGEPVNVSYTVPINFVLQ, encoded by the coding sequence ATGAATAATTTAGTGAATTTTATTATTGAGTCGGGAATAAGCCTGTCGTTGCTGTCGCTTATTTACGTGTTGTTTTTACGGAAAGAAACATTTTTCCGTTTAAACCGGCTTTTCCTGCTTTTTTCAATTTTGTTTTCGGTCATTCTGCCATTTCTGCATTTCCGGGTTTATTCGCCGCAGTCAAACATGCTGGCCGAAGTTACCGTAACACCATACCGAAATGTTTTAGAGGCGGTTACTATTTATGGGCAGGATTTTTCCGGCGCAATGGTACAATCAATCAGTTCGAGCAAAATTATCATTCTTATTTATTTATTGGGCTTAACGTTTTTCCTCGGAAGAATGATTTTTCGGATCATTCAAATCTTATTAATCATTTCGAAAAATGAGGTTCAACATATTGATAATTATCGTTTTGTGATGGTTGATAAAGAATTCAGTCCTTTCTCTTTTTTGGGCTATATTTTTATCAATCCAGACATGAAAAAGGAATCGGGTTACGAAAAAATGGTGACCCACGAAATGGAACACATCAAGCAGGGACATACATTTGATGTACTGATTCTTGAAATCCTTACAGTTTTTCAGTGGTTCAATCCGTTTATGTGGCTATTAAAACGTGCCATTCGCGAAAATCATGAGTACCTTGCCGATCATGCGGTTCTGAATTCCGGAATAAGTTCTGCTCAGTATAAACAATTGCTTTTAAGTCAGGCTGTTGGTGTGCAGCTTGATATTGCCAATAATTTCAATTCGTCGCTGGTAAAAAAACGGATTCAGATGATTTCAAAAATCAGGTCATCGAAACTGGCGAATCTAAAGTATATTTTGGGGCTTGTCTCATTGTTGGCTTTAGTTGTGATTTTTGCATGTGAACAAAAAGAAGCACTTCAGGTGACTAAAGTTGAGGATAGTAACGAACGAAAAATCACTATTCGATTGGCTGATGACGGCGCGAAATTGGAGGGCAGCCAGGAAGATTTGGAATTTTTACATGAAATGCTGAATGGCAAAAACAAATACGATTTTGATACCGATAGTACCGGTGCTGTTTTCCTTGTAAAAAGTAAAGAGCAGGTACCACTTGAATTGGCCGAAGAGGACCAGGTATTTTTTATTGTTGAGGATATGCCGGAATTTCCTGGAGGAGATTTGGAGCTTCGGAAATTCATTGCTGCCTCAATTAAGTATCCTGATATTGCAATTCAAAATGGTATTCAGGGTAAAGTATATGTAACCTTTGTTGTTACGGGTGAAGGTAAAATTGCCAATGCGAAAATTGCAAGGGGTGTTGATCCATCAATTGATAAAGAGGCACTGCGAGTTGTTAATTCCTTACCTAAGTGGAAACCCGGATATCAGCGTGGTGAGCCGGTTAACGTGAGTTATACAGTGCCAATAAACTTTGTTCTTCAATAA
- a CDS encoding BlaI/MecI/CopY family transcriptional regulator translates to MKELTKAEEQVMQLLWKLEKAFVKDIIEKMPVPKPAYNTVSTIIRILEKKGFVGHNAYGKTHEYFPLISRKEYTRSFMKNFMRNYFSGSFQEMVSFFAKEDNMSLSELDELMEDVKRDIENENRDTDE, encoded by the coding sequence ATGAAGGAACTTACTAAAGCCGAAGAACAGGTAATGCAATTACTTTGGAAACTTGAAAAAGCATTTGTGAAAGACATTATTGAAAAAATGCCGGTTCCAAAACCCGCATATAATACGGTTTCGACGATTATTCGCATTTTGGAAAAGAAAGGTTTTGTGGGGCACAATGCTTATGGAAAAACTCATGAATACTTTCCATTGATTTCGCGTAAGGAATACACCCGTTCGTTTATGAAAAATTTTATGCGAAATTATTTCAGCGGCTCGTTCCAGGAAATGGTTTCGTTTTTTGCTAAGGAAGACAACATGAGTTTATCGGAACTGGATGAACTAATGGAGGATGTGAAACGCGATATAGAAAACGAAAACCGGGACACCGATGAATAA
- a CDS encoding energy transducer TonB, translated as MRNFVLIILGLVLTMNVFAQDNSKQEDVFVIVEDMPEYPGGDEALRNDIASLVKYPVAAKENGIQGKVYITFVVNEEGIIEDAKIARGVDPSLDKEALRVMNALDKTWKPGKQKDVPVKVSYTVPIKFALDGGAAKEKNIKSGEGANVVFFIVEDMPEFPGGDEALRKYIANALTYPEVAQKKKIQGKVYVTFVVEKDGSVGDVKIARGVDPSLDKEALRVVKDLPMWKPGKQRGEPVRVSYTVPINFALD; from the coding sequence ATGAGGAATTTTGTTTTAATCATTTTGGGTTTAGTCCTTACAATGAATGTATTCGCACAGGATAACAGTAAGCAAGAAGACGTATTTGTAATTGTAGAAGATATGCCTGAATATCCGGGTGGTGACGAAGCTTTACGCAATGATATTGCATCATTGGTAAAATATCCGGTTGCTGCCAAAGAGAATGGTATTCAGGGAAAAGTGTACATTACTTTTGTAGTTAACGAAGAGGGTATAATTGAAGATGCGAAAATAGCACGCGGTGTTGATCCGTCACTCGATAAAGAGGCTTTGCGGGTTATGAATGCACTCGATAAAACCTGGAAGCCCGGAAAACAAAAAGATGTTCCTGTAAAGGTGAGTTACACGGTACCGATTAAATTTGCTTTAGATGGAGGAGCAGCCAAAGAGAAAAATATTAAAAGTGGAGAAGGTGCTAATGTTGTGTTTTTTATTGTGGAAGACATGCCTGAATTTCCGGGTGGCGACGAAGCGTTAAGAAAGTATATCGCTAATGCCCTTACTTATCCTGAAGTAGCGCAAAAGAAGAAAATACAGGGCAAGGTGTATGTTACTTTTGTAGTTGAAAAAGATGGTTCGGTTGGCGATGTAAAAATAGCACGTGGTGTAGATCCTTCGCTGGACAAGGAAGCGCTTCGTGTAGTAAAAGATTTGCCAATGTGGAAACCGGGTAAACAGCGGGGTGAGCCAGTTCGGGTTTCATACACTGTACCTATCAATTTTGCATTAGATTAA
- a CDS encoding energy transducer TonB, whose product MEVKKEQKADLERKRNTFFLIGLVVALGATLVAFEWTTKPAKADSLGVIQSLEVEEEIIPVTREAELKPPPPPPPPKVIEVLNIVDDDIEIEDELLIEDTEADDETVIDVQPLIVSTDEEEEAVDEIFVVVEEVPEFPGGIRALYQYINSNVRYPVIAQENGIQGRVYVKFVVNETGDVSDAQVLRPIDPSLDKEALRVINSLPRFKPGKQRGKPVKVYYNAQITFKLQ is encoded by the coding sequence ATGGAAGTAAAAAAAGAACAAAAGGCCGACTTGGAAAGAAAGCGAAACACCTTCTTTTTAATTGGGTTAGTAGTAGCGCTGGGAGCCACACTTGTAGCCTTTGAGTGGACAACAAAACCTGCAAAAGCAGACTCGCTTGGAGTAATTCAATCGCTTGAGGTTGAGGAGGAAATTATTCCCGTTACCAGGGAAGCGGAATTGAAACCTCCGCCACCGCCGCCGCCACCAAAAGTAATTGAGGTGCTAAATATTGTTGACGACGATATTGAGATAGAAGATGAGCTGTTGATTGAAGACACCGAGGCTGATGATGAGACTGTTATTGATGTGCAACCTTTGATTGTAAGCACGGATGAAGAAGAAGAGGCAGTAGATGAAATTTTTGTAGTGGTGGAGGAAGTCCCGGAATTCCCGGGAGGTATTCGAGCTTTGTATCAGTACATCAATTCCAATGTTCGTTATCCGGTAATTGCACAAGAAAACGGGATTCAGGGAAGAGTATATGTGAAATTTGTAGTTAATGAAACGGGAGATGTAAGTGATGCTCAGGTGCTAAGACCGATTGATCCATCGCTGGACAAAGAAGCACTGCGGGTAATTAACAGCCTTCCACGGTTTAAACCCGGTAAACAACGTGGCAAACCGGTAAAAGTATACTACAATGCACAAATTACATTTAAGCTGCAGTAA
- a CDS encoding amidohydrolase, translating to MENLKITIIQPDIIWENPKVNLEKYSEWLEKTDETDVIILPEMFTTGFSMQPGKLKESMDGKSAKWMQQVAADKNAAVVGSLIIEDAGKIYNRALWVFPDGKIESYDKRHLYSMGQEHLHYTAGSEKLIVEYKGWKFCPQICYDLRFPVFARNLEDYDVLFYMANWPAPRHHVWKNLLVSRAIENQAYCFGINRVGTDGTGLKYLGDSSCISPKGEAKFMGEGEAIKTFEISYSELHDFRKKFPLLNDRDSFTIL from the coding sequence ATGGAAAACCTAAAAATAACCATCATACAACCCGATATCATTTGGGAGAATCCAAAGGTAAATCTGGAGAAGTATTCCGAATGGCTTGAAAAGACTGACGAGACAGATGTGATCATTCTCCCGGAAATGTTTACAACCGGCTTTTCAATGCAGCCCGGGAAGTTAAAGGAATCAATGGATGGTAAGTCAGCAAAATGGATGCAACAGGTAGCTGCTGATAAAAACGCGGCAGTGGTTGGCAGCCTGATCATTGAAGATGCTGGAAAGATCTATAACCGCGCACTTTGGGTATTTCCTGACGGTAAAATCGAATCGTACGATAAGCGGCATTTGTACAGTATGGGGCAGGAGCATTTGCATTACACAGCCGGAAGTGAGAAATTAATTGTTGAATACAAAGGATGGAAATTTTGTCCGCAGATTTGTTACGATCTTCGTTTTCCGGTTTTTGCCCGAAATCTGGAAGATTACGATGTACTTTTTTATATGGCCAACTGGCCAGCTCCTCGTCACCATGTTTGGAAAAATTTGCTCGTTTCGCGGGCCATTGAAAATCAGGCTTATTGTTTTGGTATTAACCGCGTTGGAACGGATGGCACCGGTTTAAAATATCTTGGCGATTCTTCTTGCATTTCTCCAAAAGGAGAGGCTAAGTTTATGGGAGAGGGAGAGGCGATTAAAACCTTTGAAATTTCTTACTCCGAATTACACGATTTCAGGAAAAAATTCCCTTTGTTGAACGATCGTGATTCGTTCACAATTCTATAA